In the Clavelina lepadiformis chromosome 8, kaClaLepa1.1, whole genome shotgun sequence genome, one interval contains:
- the LOC143469276 gene encoding alpha-(1,3)-fucosyltransferase 4-like, whose translation MRKLMRWGLLTAICEIIVYLTLSVSYLKHGGRGSLFAVQDQIEDQQLQRASLSDENVLSQAPGNQRHQDSEEKMILFWFVPYGSDRTVPLEYLHEINNVTVNNNDKEIFVDSKICGNCRLAFDRKLISKSDAVVFYAHDVKRRPQDLPQNSLRQKKQLYIWWVQESTAGVPFRTKAVPDFFFNLTMSVRRSSGVHSPYSTLPWILKMLWNKKHGRDIMHFIAKEKDVTLTDPESLNKAIHSVPVNSFGAANTELHQMNAELKTLLNYKKGLVAWIVGNCGNIPSSYLRFEYADLLRKYGLKIDQFGGCSGVPFPVASRWDPSFNEVLSTYKFYLVFENAYHCNGYMTEKLWYNALYSGAVPILFGPHKDDVSAVLPPKSYIHAEDFKTPADLVKYIYYLDKNVTAYAEYLEWRTWVKFLDQNGELLSNVESDENFEQLSKEQRKTILKYLNPTPSGFCGLCRKLHDRHNSDIYTIKSVNDWWEGTVRRECMDIHLARKQLASKKTIYLFLLILVFSQFLFGCLHMTS comes from the exons ATGCGGAAATTAATGCGGTGGGGTTTACTGACGGCGATTTGTGAAATAATAGTTTATTTAACGTTGTCTGTCTCGTATTTAAAACATGGTGGTCGTGGTAGTTTATTCGCCGTTCAAGATCAAATAGAAGACCAACAACTACAGCGTGCAAGTCTGTCAGATGAAAACGTCCTATCGCAAGCTCCTGGAAACCAAAG ACACCAAGATTCTGAAGAGAAAATGATCCTGTTCTGGTTTGTGCCGTACGGAAGCGACCGAACTGTACCATTGGAATATCTGCATGAAATTAACAACGTGACTGTAAACAATAACGACAAAGA GATATTCGTCGATTCAAAGATCTGCGGAAATTGCCGACTGGCGTTTGACAGAAAATTGATTAGTAAAAGTGATGCTGTCGTCTTTTATGCCCATGATGTCAAGAGGCGGCCACAAGATCTTCCACAAAACTCACTCAG ACAGAAAAAGCAACTCTACATCTGGTGGGTGCAGGAAAGCACTGCGGGAGTTCCCTTTCGAACTAAAGCTGTTCCAGATTTCTTCTTCAACTTGACAATGAGCGTCCGAAGATCATCCGGAGTGCATTCTCCGTATTCAACTTTACCTTGGATTCTGAAGATGTTGTG GAACAAGAAACATGGCCGCGATATCATGCACTTTATAGCGAAAGAGAAAGACGTGACACTGACTGACCCAGAAAGCCTGAATAAAGCCATCCACTCAGTTCCTGTAAACTCGTTTGGTGCTGCCAATACTGAACTTCACCAAATGAACGCCGAGCTTAAGACGTTGCTTAACTataaaaaagg GTTAGTCGCATGGATAGTTGGAAATTGTGGAAACATTCCATCTTCGTATTTGCGTTTTGAATACGCTGATCTCCTCCGaaaatatggtttaaaaatCGATCAGTTTGGTGGATGTTCAGGGGTACCATTTCCAGTAGCAAGCAGATGGGACCCTTCATTTAATGAAGTTTTAAGCAC atACAAGTTTTATCTTGTTTTCGAAAACGCATATCATTGTAATGGATACATGACAGAGAAACTTTGGTACAACGCTTTATACAGCGGAGCCGTTCCAATCTTATTTGGTCCGCACAAAGACGACGTCAGTGCTGTCTTGCCACCGAAATCTTATATTCACGCAGAAGATTTCAAAACTCCGGCAGATTTggtgaaatatatttattacCTGGATAAAAACGTCACAGCATACGCCGAGTATTTAGAATGGAGAACTTGGGTCAAATTTCTGGACCAAAATGGCGAACTTTTATCAAATGTGGAATCGGATGAAAATTTCGAACAATTAAGCAAAGAACAGCGCAAAACaatcttgaaatatttgaatccaaCTCCAAGTGGATTTTGTGGTTTGTGCCGAAAACTGCATGACCGGCACAACAGCGACATCTATACGATTAAGTCGGTAAATGACTGGTGGGAAGGCACAGTCAGAAGAGAATGTATGGACATACACCTTGCTCGAAAGCAACTTGCTTCAAAAAAAACCATTTACTTATTTTTACTCATCTTAGTTTTTTCTCAGTTTTTGTTCGGTTGTTTGCATATGACATCATGA